ACCAAGGAGCGCAAGAGGAAGATCGCGCAGGCAACTTATGTCTCCCAAGTCACAACAGGAGTACCAGTCATTGTGGATACACCCATCATTGGTTTCCAGAAGAAGGACTTGATCGGGCTTGACCTACCGCATAATGACGCGCTAGTCATCTGCATTCAAATTGAACAAGCTGTGATCGAGCGAATTCATGTGGATGAGGGCAGCGCAGCTAACATCCTGCAACTATCTGTCATCCAACAGATGGGATTGGAGCCCAAGATTAGCAAACTTGCCAGGTCGCTTACCGGCTTCAATGGGGCCACATCAATCACTGTTGGAACGATCGACCTTGACGTCCACTCACCCCTAGTGCTCTGCTCGCAAACCTTCATGGTCATCAACGAGATCTCCCCCTACAATGGAATCTTGGGCCGACCGTGGATCAGCAAGATCGAGGCCATCACATCTGCTCTACACCAGAAGATTCGATATCCCATCCCTGGAGGCGGAATCGGGCAGATCAATAGTGACCAAGCCATGGCAAGAAGATGCACAGCCCAAGGGCTCAAGAAGAGCAAGCAGTTGCAGTTCACACCAGTAATGCAAGCTGCTAACGAGGCACGAAGCGTTCCCAGCAAACAAGCAAGCTCGAGCGAGAAGAGAGTTGTTACCCCACAATAGCAATTAATGAGCCAGGATCAAGGCGAGGGAATCCGCCCGGAAGACTCCCCTGAAAAGGGTTGGAAGCCTGAGGATGACGTCGAGTTAGTATCCCCTGATCTTGGCCAGCCAGACAAAGAAGCGCAGATCGGCTCGTGCCAGAATCCAAACAAGAAGGATCGAGAGGAGGGAATCCGCCCGGAAGGCTCCCTTGAAGAAGGTTGGAAGCCTGAGGAAGACGTTAAGTTAGTACCCCTCGATCCTAACCAGCCAGACAAAGAAGCGCAGATCGGCTCGCTCCAGAATCCAAGCAAGAAGGATCGAGATGAGGGAATCCGCCCGGAAGGCTCCCTTGAAGAAGGTTGGAAGCCTGAGGAAGACGTTGAGTTAGTACCCCTCGATCCTAATCATCCAGATGAGAAACGAGGATCGGCTCGCGCCTAAGCCCAGACGAGAAGGTGGAGCTGACCATCTTCCTCCAAAACAGCAAAGAAATGTTCGCATGGTCACCATCTGACATGCCCGGCATCGACCCAGACATCATCTGCCACCGCCTCCATGTCAACCCTGCCAGCAAGCCCGTGGTGCAGAAGAGACGCAACTTCGCTCCCGAGCGAGTCGCGATCATTGAGGCCAAGGATCGACCAGCTCGTGGATTCAACTTCCGGCAACCAGctgctcagcttcatggatgcCTACTCCAACTATAACCAAAGGCTCGTGAATAAGATTTTCAAGGAGCAAATCGGCAGAACCATGGAAGTCTACGTGGATGATATGCTGGTCAAAGCCCCCAAGCGTGGAGACCACCTCAAAAACCTCACCGAGGCATTCAGCCTGCTCCGCCAATACCGCATGAAGCTGAATCCAAGTAAATGCACGTTCGGTGTATCATCCGGCCGGTTCCTGGGGTACTTAGTCACACAACGAGGTATCGAGGCACACCCACGCCAAATTAAAGCCATCCTCGAGATGAAGTCACCTTCCACAgtgaaagaaatacaaagtctgACGGGCAGAGCAGCAACTCTCAACCGATTCCTCTCAAAGTCTACCGACAAGTGCAGaccattcttcaaagctttgaagaaggggcaaaaagacaagtgggACGAGGAGTGCGAGGTAGCTTTCCAGAGTCTAAAGACCTACCTTACTTCACCTCCCCTGCTCTCGAAGCCAGTTCCTGGTGAAGACTTGTTCGTGTACCTGGCAGTGTCGTACTCAGCCGTCAGCTCAGCTCTCATCCGAGAAGAACTTGGGGCCCAACATCCGATATTCTATAcgtcaaaagctctcctcgatGCAGAGACTCGCTACCCAAAATTGGAGAAGCTCATTTTGGCCCTTGTCGTTTCCGCGAGAAAGCTGCGGCCTTATTACCAAGCTCACCGAGTCATCGTTATGACTgactttcctttgagatcaatCCTCCACAGCCCTGATGCTTCTCAGCGGCTTATGAAGTGGGCAATAGAACTAAGCCAATACGACCTCCTCTACCGGCCAAAGACTGCTATAAAAGCCCATGCCTTAGCAGACTTTGTTGCAGAGTTCACACCATCAgccgaagaagagaagctggtcagcaaaaagaaggaaagttcgAGAGCAGACAAGACCTCCGCGGAACCTGACCAACCCAGAGACATGTGGCAGCTACGCGTAGATGGAGCGTCGAACCAGAAAGGAGCTGGAGTAGGTGTCGTCATCGTCACCCCGGATGGAACCCTGTTAGAGCAAGCTATCACACTTGGCTTCCCAGCTTCAAACAATGAGGCAGAGTACGAGGCATTGCTCGTTGGCTTGTGCTTGGCAAAGGAGCTATCAATCAAGAAGCTGGCCATCTACTCGGATTCTCAGCTGATCACAAGTCAAGCCTCAGGAGAATACATGGCGAAGCACCCAAGGATGATCTTGTACCTTGACAAAGTCTAAGAAGTTGTTGAAGGCGTTTCCTACCTTCACCATTCAACAGGTGCCCCGAGCAGAGAACGCACACGCAGATGCACTGGCAAGCTTAGGATCAGCACTGGATACCCAGTTCAGACGCTTCATCTCAGTCAAGCACCTTGACCAGCCTAGCATAGAAGAGGTAGAGCAGCCGGACCTGATGCAGATCGAGGAGGATCCTAGCTGGAAAAACCCCATCATTGACTATCTGGTGAATGAAAACTTGCCCAAGGAAAAGTCCGAGGCCAAGAAAACCTAGCAGAAGCATCCAACAAGATCGTGCTGGACTGCATCAAGAAAAGAATGGAAGGTGCATAAGGAAAATAGGTCGATCGTGATCTGCTTGAAGAAGAACTAGAAAAGGCCATTGCTCGAGTTGCAGCTCACCAGTAGTAGCTCACATTTTGCTATAATAAGAAGGTCATTGTTCGAGTTG
This is a stretch of genomic DNA from Prunus dulcis unplaced genomic scaffold, ALMONDv2, whole genome shotgun sequence. It encodes these proteins:
- the LOC117613206 gene encoding uncharacterized protein LOC117613206, with the translated sequence KKDLIGLDLPHNDALVICIQIEQAVIERIHVDEGSAANILQLSVIQQMGLEPKISKLARSLTGFNGATSITVGTIDLDVHSPLVLCSQTFMVINEISPYNGILGRPWISKIEAITSALHQKIRYPIPGGGIGQINSDQAMARRCTAQGLKKSKQLQFTPVMQAANEARSVPSKQASSSEKRVVTPQ